The following are from one region of the Nitrospira sp. genome:
- a CDS encoding PAN domain-containing protein produces the protein MVKWKVLLALFLAVGIAGCAAQHFDHSAEAESSSTTIPSTMIMMEQPVHFATIDGGAVVVEPDEYRVEQTTESQLRLVPQKGDRPFLLAAALTTHDIEVSKPFPLLLALNEDARNLVLLLPDGTALDAAGSLSGIQSRDLVRPRRHYHLAYQLDQTTGQVQFGDGVAGQRPPASPSQAMSRSRVGAGALSTVGTVQRESELEMINLQSLLSQRQQIVQLTTNITAAQNEPFHLEYNTDRPGGDFGHRTTVSPEACRVICSADNTCQAFTFVKPPAGTSAGQCYLKRAVPAQTGNPCCISAKRKSVQEELVGNIGK, from the coding sequence ATGGTGAAGTGGAAGGTCTTGCTCGCGTTGTTCCTGGCGGTAGGGATCGCCGGATGCGCGGCGCAACATTTCGACCATTCCGCCGAGGCCGAATCGTCGTCAACGACGATCCCGTCGACCATGATCATGATGGAACAACCGGTGCACTTTGCCACAATTGATGGCGGGGCGGTCGTTGTCGAGCCGGATGAGTATCGAGTCGAGCAGACGACGGAATCGCAACTTCGGCTGGTTCCCCAAAAGGGTGACCGGCCGTTCCTCCTTGCCGCAGCCCTGACGACACATGACATCGAGGTATCAAAACCATTTCCTCTCCTGCTAGCCCTCAACGAAGATGCCCGCAATCTGGTGTTGCTGCTTCCTGATGGCACGGCGCTCGATGCCGCCGGCTCCCTGAGCGGTATTCAGTCACGCGACCTCGTCCGGCCACGCCGGCACTATCACCTCGCCTACCAACTCGATCAGACAACCGGTCAGGTGCAATTCGGCGACGGTGTCGCTGGACAGCGGCCCCCGGCAAGCCCCTCGCAAGCGATGTCCCGTTCTCGCGTCGGCGCCGGGGCACTGAGCACCGTCGGCACCGTTCAACGAGAATCCGAGCTTGAGATGATCAACCTCCAATCACTCCTCTCACAGCGCCAACAGATTGTGCAGCTCACCACGAATATTACCGCCGCGCAGAACGAACCATTCCATCTTGAATACAACACCGACCGTCCCGGTGGAGATTTCGGACATCGGACCACGGTCAGCCCGGAAGCCTGTCGAGTGATCTGTTCGGCTGATAATACCTGTCAGGCCTTCACCTTTGTGAAACCGCCAGCCGGCACCTCGGCAGGACAATGCTATCTCAAGCGAGCGGTGCCGGCTCAGACGGGAAATCCCTGCTGCATTTCTGCCAAACGAAAAAGCGTACAGGAGGAGCTGGTCGGCAATATCGGAAAGTAG
- a CDS encoding FecR family protein has translation MTLRQLSATTAILCLSLSPLVHAQNAPVGNATNAIGELVIVRTDGVQQRLQGKGNVPLYEGDIVKTDSSSQAMIEFVDGVTVALNENTSFKLLSRWEKDMPVVRILRLKQGEVWAKTNGGPKRFEVETPVATAAVKETEFNLKVQDDGQSILTVIEGVVSFGTPFGTCPIRTDTISYGVRGKKCTKPAATDAKAAKSWMEALRTPAK, from the coding sequence ATGACCCTAAGACAACTATCAGCAACCACTGCCATCCTGTGCCTCAGTCTCAGCCCACTCGTCCACGCGCAGAATGCGCCGGTCGGGAACGCCACCAATGCCATCGGTGAGCTCGTGATCGTTCGCACTGATGGCGTGCAGCAACGATTGCAGGGAAAGGGCAACGTGCCGCTATACGAAGGCGATATCGTCAAGACCGACAGCAGCAGTCAGGCTATGATCGAATTCGTCGACGGCGTCACGGTCGCCCTCAATGAGAACACAAGCTTTAAGCTCCTGTCACGCTGGGAAAAGGACATGCCCGTCGTCCGGATTCTCCGTTTGAAGCAAGGCGAAGTCTGGGCCAAGACCAATGGCGGCCCCAAGCGGTTTGAAGTCGAAACGCCAGTCGCCACCGCGGCGGTCAAAGAAACCGAGTTCAATCTGAAAGTCCAGGACGACGGCCAGAGCATCCTCACCGTCATTGAAGGCGTCGTGTCTTTCGGCACCCCCTTCGGCACCTGCCCGATCCGGACCGATACCATCAGCTACGGCGTGCGCGGAAAGAAATGCACCAAGCCGGCGGCGACGGATGCGAAGGCGGCTAAATCGTGGATGGAGGCATTGCGGACTCCTGCGAAGTAA
- a CDS encoding caspase family protein — protein MTRPHPVEVLGRSQFFLLWLLIILVSSPATVTCATETAPRLLAGHSSEVLAVASSPDGRLIASAGTDQTIRLWETETGRDLRVLRGHVGSIHALAFSPDSKVLASGSADTSIRIWEVDSGRELKAVTTSFGAVRSVTFSKDGKMLATGGNDGSFRLWDAGSGKELKSVRGAFGIVFAIAFSPDGKLLATGTSDMQIHLWDLATAQRRGVLAGHTGAVRSLAFSPSASLMASASSDGTIRLWDLETGQEHLTLSGHKGDVNTIAFTADGHSLVSGGADGTLRVWDVGTGNERYALSGHKGPVWSVALSPDGTVLVSGGRDRAVKLQPVVPAAVTAMLHDKIKQRGNDIGAPPSPPPLPETELAIHPMELRAGGTVTLTLTARNKGKGPLYRFQAKTKSADPVLDGHLFYFGRLEGGQSAEDSVTVQIPSDHPDGDIPVGLVFEEYNSFVPEPLKAILALKGLPRPRFAYTVQILDDGSGTSVGNGDGRIQKGEAVDVLLTIKNVGATVAQHTTVDLSVPPTQHLRLGKSQLDLGVLKPDETKQARVNLFVGRDIKDDQLPLRLFIRERSVNSSLDETVKMAIDHRLAPQVVATNKLVTIGPAAAKIHSGAGTETSVIASAVKDQALAATGELNEWYRVQISGSETGWIAKRDVVETPLQAKGEIPIPAISGAPVVKLFQKAPPVIALATPSDGVDVNTDRLSITGAAASERGVARVEIRVNGQVVTQRESRGITVKPGESAIQTNLEFTERVVLHEGKNQIVITAVDHENLSASRTLTVNRVLDRGKIWGVVIGISQYKGVQPLRYADKDALAFYDYLTQHIGVPKEQITLLLNDHATLMALKRTLGTELKRKAGEKDTVIVYYAGHGAPEADASAGDDDGLEKYIVPYDADPRDLYSTGLPMREVETIFQRLSPERIIFISDSCYSGATAGRTFATASRRAVVSETFLSRLSKGKGRVVLTASKASEVSEEREDLGHGVFTYYLLEGLKGKADADKDGIVTVDEAYSYVSKKVPEATGQNQHPVKKGEVEGQLVLGQVH, from the coding sequence ATGACTAGACCGCACCCGGTCGAAGTCCTGGGCAGGTCGCAGTTCTTTCTCTTGTGGCTACTCATCATCCTGGTGAGCAGCCCTGCCACCGTCACATGCGCGACAGAAACGGCACCCCGCCTCTTAGCCGGCCACAGTAGCGAAGTGCTGGCGGTTGCCTCATCGCCAGACGGACGCCTGATCGCATCGGCCGGAACCGATCAAACCATTCGCCTATGGGAAACCGAGACCGGGCGCGATCTGCGCGTCCTCCGCGGCCACGTCGGCTCCATTCATGCCCTGGCCTTTTCACCGGACAGCAAGGTCCTGGCTTCGGGCAGCGCTGATACCTCGATTCGAATCTGGGAGGTCGACAGCGGACGAGAACTGAAGGCCGTCACGACCAGCTTTGGAGCCGTTCGCTCTGTGACCTTTTCAAAAGACGGCAAGATGCTCGCAACGGGTGGCAACGACGGGAGTTTTCGTCTGTGGGACGCCGGCTCAGGAAAGGAGCTGAAGTCCGTCAGGGGAGCCTTTGGCATTGTGTTCGCGATTGCCTTTTCGCCCGATGGCAAGCTACTCGCCACCGGCACCAGCGACATGCAGATTCATCTGTGGGACCTGGCGACGGCGCAGCGCCGCGGCGTCCTCGCCGGTCATACCGGCGCCGTTCGAAGCCTCGCCTTTTCGCCGAGCGCCTCCCTCATGGCCAGCGCTTCATCTGACGGCACGATCCGCCTGTGGGATCTGGAAACAGGACAGGAACATCTGACCCTGAGTGGCCACAAGGGCGACGTCAATACCATTGCCTTCACCGCCGATGGGCACTCGCTGGTTTCAGGAGGCGCCGACGGAACGCTGCGTGTCTGGGATGTGGGCACCGGCAATGAGCGCTATGCACTCAGCGGCCACAAAGGCCCGGTCTGGTCGGTCGCCTTGTCTCCCGATGGCACCGTCTTGGTTTCAGGCGGCCGGGATCGAGCCGTCAAGCTCCAACCGGTCGTGCCCGCGGCCGTCACCGCCATGTTGCATGACAAGATCAAACAGCGCGGGAATGACATAGGCGCCCCCCCCTCTCCTCCGCCCCTTCCGGAAACGGAACTGGCCATTCACCCGATGGAACTCCGCGCAGGAGGTACCGTAACCCTTACGCTCACCGCACGGAACAAAGGAAAGGGACCGCTCTACCGCTTCCAGGCAAAAACGAAGAGTGCCGACCCGGTGCTTGATGGCCACCTCTTTTATTTTGGAAGACTTGAGGGCGGTCAGTCCGCAGAAGATTCCGTCACCGTTCAAATTCCCTCCGACCATCCGGACGGCGATATCCCGGTTGGGTTGGTATTCGAAGAATATAATAGCTTTGTGCCGGAGCCGCTGAAGGCGATCCTGGCCCTCAAAGGACTTCCCCGTCCGCGGTTTGCCTATACTGTGCAGATCCTCGACGATGGGTCTGGCACCTCGGTCGGAAACGGCGACGGCCGCATCCAAAAAGGCGAAGCGGTCGATGTGCTCCTGACCATCAAGAACGTCGGCGCGACCGTGGCCCAGCACACCACCGTCGATCTTTCCGTGCCGCCTACCCAGCACCTGCGACTTGGAAAAAGCCAACTCGATCTGGGCGTTCTGAAACCGGACGAAACCAAGCAAGCTCGGGTCAATCTGTTCGTCGGACGCGATATTAAAGACGACCAACTGCCCCTCCGCCTCTTTATCCGCGAGCGGAGTGTCAACAGCTCGCTGGATGAGACCGTCAAGATGGCGATCGATCACCGGCTCGCGCCGCAGGTCGTGGCCACGAATAAGCTCGTGACCATCGGCCCGGCCGCCGCCAAAATCCATAGCGGCGCGGGAACGGAAACCAGCGTCATCGCCTCAGCCGTCAAAGACCAGGCGCTTGCGGCGACCGGCGAACTGAATGAGTGGTATCGGGTGCAAATCTCCGGCAGCGAGACCGGCTGGATCGCCAAACGCGATGTCGTAGAGACTCCCTTACAAGCCAAGGGAGAAATTCCGATACCCGCGATCAGCGGCGCTCCCGTCGTCAAACTATTCCAGAAGGCGCCGCCTGTCATCGCACTGGCCACCCCCAGCGACGGTGTGGACGTCAACACCGACCGCCTCAGCATCACCGGTGCCGCCGCCAGTGAACGGGGCGTCGCGCGCGTCGAAATTCGTGTAAACGGACAGGTCGTGACCCAACGGGAAAGCCGCGGGATCACCGTGAAGCCGGGTGAATCCGCGATCCAGACGAACCTCGAATTCACCGAGCGCGTGGTCCTGCACGAAGGAAAGAATCAGATCGTCATCACCGCCGTCGATCACGAGAATCTTTCAGCCAGCCGCACTCTCACCGTCAACCGAGTCCTGGACCGCGGCAAGATTTGGGGAGTCGTGATCGGGATTTCACAATATAAAGGCGTGCAACCGCTCCGCTACGCCGACAAAGATGCGCTCGCGTTTTATGACTATCTGACACAGCACATCGGCGTGCCCAAAGAGCAAATCACCCTGCTCCTCAACGACCATGCCACGCTGATGGCCCTCAAGCGAACACTCGGCACGGAGCTCAAGCGGAAGGCGGGAGAAAAAGACACGGTCATCGTTTATTATGCCGGCCACGGCGCACCGGAAGCCGACGCTTCGGCCGGTGACGACGACGGACTCGAAAAATACATTGTTCCCTACGACGCCGATCCGCGCGACCTCTATTCTACGGGATTACCCATGCGCGAAGTTGAAACGATTTTCCAACGCCTCAGCCCTGAACGCATCATCTTCATTTCGGATTCTTGCTATAGCGGGGCCACCGCCGGCCGGACATTTGCGACGGCGTCACGCCGCGCCGTCGTCTCAGAGACGTTCCTCTCCCGTCTCTCAAAAGGCAAAGGCCGCGTCGTGCTGACCGCGAGCAAGGCGAGCGAAGTGAGCGAAGAACGGGAAGACCTGGGTCACGGCGTCTTCACCTACTATCTCCTCGAGGGATTGAAGGGCAAAGCCGATGCCGACAAAGACGGCATCGTCACCGTGGATGAAGCCTACAGCTACGTCTCGAAGAAAGTTCCGGAAGCGACCGGCCAGAACCAGCATCCGGTTAAAAAGGGAGAAGTCGAGGGCCAGCTGGTCCTCGGCCAGGTGCACTAA
- a CDS encoding DUF748 domain-containing protein — MRRIFRPLPLAVIGGVALLLYTLLGFFLLPYLITTYAVPKVAETIRHPVVVREVAVNPFELSLRIAGLEIREPDQTPMVGFEEFFVNFQAVSLFRLAYVFDAIRLTMPYVAVKVAPNGHLNLLDLVPPDAPADQPPPAKTLEQPGGIPAVQIGVFEIAQGIVEFRDESKPRPVAIDIVPIGIVLRNFHTKPGGDNTYSFAAELAKGEVLDWKGTITLEPIRSEGTLALSGVKIPTVFQSVEGQFNFDIPTGTIDAKVPYRLDMGAAPMDFTVSEGFLHLADVSLVEKGDVDPVISVPAFGIDGIQVDLRQHKVSIASISVANASDRVWLNPDKSLNLQALFAPLESAPAAGKPAPASLPKEPAKEAPPWSVAVKEVQIKNHTIRFEDRSLPSTMQAKVVVKSARSHDLAWPITGPIPLTVDQTINDTGTFTLDGQMVASPFQADFTLALKNLGLAPFEPYLEQATRVGIDDGALDIEGSLHLAVEHPKAPLMTFRGNLGVKSLALVNREEGLPFASWKHLLLKQIALTVDPTTVALDEVGLEQLRVQLVVQSDGTMNLAHLVKAQKETEAKPAPAPEPSPGKSKPAPEITIKTVKLMKGAVTFQDDSIVPSVRTGLEELTGTVKGLSSKQVAKADVDLSGKLGRVAPLRIVGKINPLSEDAYTDLSVKFDNIDLTTAGPYSGKYVGYSIRKGKLFLDLAYKLSQHELEAENKVLIDQLGFGEKTESPDATSLPVPLVVALLKDRKGQIAIDLPVRGNLKDPDFKYGKLLLNTVLNLLGKAVTSPFALIGSLVGGGGEELHAIDFVPGRNDLSEAETKKLTTLVTVLTERPALSLDVAGMADKQVDGRVLAEEQFLERLRQLKLEEAGKPAGKEPVPAPALSPEDESRLTIAWYAKQFPPMAGQPDAPPPSTAEMKTRLLQTITIEEGTLRLLAQRRAERIREWLTQQGQVEEARVFILETGFKDGSGATVPTPLALAAH, encoded by the coding sequence ATGCGTAGAATCTTCCGTCCTCTTCCTCTCGCTGTCATCGGTGGCGTCGCACTGCTGCTCTATACACTGCTCGGCTTTTTCCTGCTGCCGTACCTCATCACGACCTACGCGGTGCCGAAGGTCGCCGAGACGATTCGCCACCCGGTGGTCGTGAGAGAGGTGGCGGTGAATCCCTTTGAATTGTCTTTGCGGATCGCCGGATTGGAAATTCGTGAGCCCGATCAGACGCCCATGGTCGGGTTTGAGGAGTTCTTCGTGAATTTCCAGGCGGTCTCGTTGTTCCGTCTGGCCTACGTATTCGATGCCATCCGTCTGACGATGCCTTATGTGGCGGTGAAGGTGGCGCCGAACGGCCACCTGAATTTGCTCGACCTGGTTCCTCCGGATGCGCCCGCGGACCAACCGCCTCCTGCCAAGACGCTGGAGCAGCCGGGAGGAATTCCTGCCGTACAGATCGGGGTGTTTGAGATTGCCCAGGGCATCGTGGAATTCCGAGATGAATCCAAACCCAGGCCGGTGGCGATCGATATTGTGCCGATCGGCATTGTGCTGAGGAATTTTCATACGAAGCCGGGTGGAGACAATACCTATTCGTTTGCCGCGGAATTGGCCAAAGGAGAAGTGCTGGACTGGAAAGGCACCATCACCTTGGAGCCGATTCGCTCTGAGGGCACGTTGGCCTTGAGCGGAGTCAAGATCCCCACCGTCTTTCAGTCTGTGGAAGGCCAATTCAATTTCGACATTCCCACCGGCACGATCGATGCGAAGGTGCCGTACCGGCTTGATATGGGGGCGGCTCCGATGGACTTCACCGTCTCGGAAGGGTTTCTGCACCTCGCGGATGTCAGCCTGGTTGAAAAAGGCGATGTGGATCCGGTGATCTCCGTCCCGGCGTTTGGAATCGACGGCATTCAGGTGGATCTGCGGCAGCACAAGGTGTCAATTGCATCGATCAGCGTGGCGAACGCTTCGGACCGGGTTTGGCTGAATCCCGATAAGAGTCTGAATCTGCAAGCGCTCTTCGCGCCACTCGAGAGCGCGCCGGCGGCCGGGAAGCCTGCTCCGGCATCCTTGCCTAAAGAGCCGGCTAAGGAAGCTCCTCCCTGGTCGGTGGCCGTCAAAGAAGTGCAAATCAAGAATCATACGATTCGGTTTGAGGATCGCTCTCTTCCTTCCACCATGCAGGCCAAGGTCGTCGTGAAATCTGCGCGGTCACATGATCTGGCCTGGCCGATCACAGGACCGATTCCGCTCACCGTCGACCAGACCATCAATGACACCGGCACCTTCACGCTCGATGGTCAGATGGTGGCGTCGCCCTTTCAGGCGGACTTTACGCTGGCATTGAAGAACCTGGGATTGGCGCCGTTCGAACCCTATCTGGAGCAGGCGACCCGCGTCGGAATCGACGACGGGGCGTTGGATATCGAGGGCTCCCTTCATCTGGCGGTCGAACATCCGAAGGCTCCGCTGATGACCTTTCGGGGAAATCTTGGCGTGAAATCGTTGGCGCTGGTGAACCGGGAGGAGGGGCTCCCGTTTGCCTCCTGGAAGCATCTTCTGCTGAAGCAGATTGCGCTGACCGTCGATCCGACGACGGTGGCGTTGGACGAAGTCGGACTCGAGCAGCTGCGTGTTCAACTGGTGGTGCAGTCGGATGGCACGATGAATCTGGCGCACCTGGTCAAAGCCCAAAAGGAGACTGAGGCGAAGCCGGCGCCAGCGCCTGAACCGTCTCCGGGCAAGTCAAAGCCGGCGCCAGAGATCACGATTAAAACGGTGAAGCTGATGAAGGGGGCCGTCACGTTTCAAGATGACTCCATCGTACCGTCGGTGCGGACGGGGCTCGAAGAATTGACCGGGACGGTGAAAGGGTTGTCCTCGAAGCAGGTGGCGAAGGCGGACGTCGACTTGTCGGGCAAGCTCGGCCGGGTGGCCCCACTACGGATTGTGGGCAAGATCAATCCGCTCAGCGAGGACGCGTACACTGACCTCTCAGTGAAGTTCGACAATATCGATCTGACCACGGCTGGTCCCTATAGCGGGAAGTATGTGGGCTATTCCATCAGGAAGGGCAAGCTCTTCCTGGATCTAGCGTACAAGCTGTCGCAGCATGAGCTGGAGGCGGAGAACAAGGTGCTCATCGATCAATTGGGCTTTGGTGAGAAGACCGAGAGTCCCGATGCCACCTCGCTGCCGGTTCCCCTGGTCGTCGCGCTGCTCAAGGATCGAAAAGGCCAGATTGCGATCGATCTGCCGGTGCGCGGAAATCTGAAGGATCCGGACTTCAAGTACGGGAAGCTCCTGTTGAATACGGTGCTGAATCTGCTGGGCAAGGCCGTGACTTCGCCGTTTGCCCTGATTGGGTCGCTTGTCGGAGGCGGCGGTGAAGAGTTGCACGCGATCGACTTTGTGCCCGGCCGCAATGACCTTTCGGAAGCCGAAACGAAAAAGCTGACGACGCTGGTGACGGTGCTCACGGAACGTCCGGCTCTGTCCTTGGATGTGGCAGGCATGGCCGATAAGCAGGTCGATGGGCGGGTGCTGGCCGAAGAGCAGTTCCTTGAGCGGTTGCGGCAGCTCAAGCTTGAGGAGGCCGGTAAGCCGGCAGGCAAAGAGCCGGTTCCTGCACCTGCGCTCTCACCGGAGGATGAATCACGCCTGACGATTGCCTGGTATGCCAAGCAATTCCCTCCGATGGCGGGTCAGCCGGACGCGCCGCCGCCCTCAACGGCTGAGATGAAAACTCGCTTGCTCCAGACGATCACGATCGAAGAGGGGACACTCCGCCTTCTAGCCCAACGCCGAGCGGAACGGATCAGGGAGTGGCTCACGCAGCAGGGGCAGGTCGAAGAGGCGCGAGTCTTCATCCTGGAGACAGGGTTCAAGGACGGGAGCGGAGCGACCGTGCCAACGCCCCTCGCGCTGGCCGCGCACTAG
- a CDS encoding carboxypeptidase-like regulatory domain-containing protein has translation MRFTRSCRGGYLFFVCALSFCLVLMLSNTRAGAQTGFGSIEIIVSDTNNVPLPGAKLCLQMSNQVMERQADQDGRYVTSLPAGQTTVYAKKDGYENRQETVAMANGQQLVRQLRLPPGQTQPFPIDCGTTTATTTTPAEDPCDTIASLLPAIGTRVTNREVAVTLNFKNSTNAYRITEFSPQEVLAGSNPSGWLDPGEAFTKKNVKWTPVINPASTSATINFTLTEPGYGNHTIYVQTRRYSNGCVARRTQLVTVVLAPSNFQTHTLKGPALEQFVTEAKARGYEFRTQMNVFQRADRCRPGFYSLWPENFNNPRAPLGGDKNRLDQEVTAKFEVFGGPLLLRPFWTIEQSKAEHPNFPNYVPPGPLDPNRNNTVMVYEKFGQSGCPHGCQQSPTREFSWVRKIYGYVALSGTRAQGGTEFCDRERDASLTELVLRGPAGDNPVSALEDLRIQRPFQLRPIPPPKLIIPRGIEGEQGTDGSQPMDQPVEPGKNP, from the coding sequence ATGAGATTCACACGGTCTTGTCGGGGAGGATATCTGTTTTTTGTCTGTGCCCTGTCGTTCTGTCTTGTGTTGATGCTTTCGAATACGAGGGCCGGTGCCCAAACCGGATTTGGCTCGATCGAAATCATCGTCTCCGACACGAATAACGTTCCCCTGCCCGGAGCGAAACTCTGCCTGCAGATGTCAAACCAGGTGATGGAGAGGCAAGCCGACCAGGACGGGCGCTACGTGACCTCTCTCCCTGCGGGCCAAACCACGGTCTATGCGAAGAAAGATGGATACGAGAACCGGCAAGAGACTGTCGCCATGGCCAATGGGCAGCAGCTGGTGCGGCAACTCCGGCTGCCCCCAGGTCAAACTCAGCCGTTCCCGATTGATTGCGGCACAACGACGGCCACGACAACCACTCCGGCCGAGGATCCCTGCGATACAATCGCCTCGCTCCTGCCGGCTATCGGAACGCGCGTCACCAATCGGGAAGTCGCCGTCACGCTGAATTTCAAGAATTCAACGAACGCCTATCGGATTACGGAATTCTCCCCGCAAGAAGTCCTTGCCGGCTCAAATCCGTCAGGCTGGCTCGATCCCGGAGAGGCTTTCACGAAGAAGAACGTGAAGTGGACGCCGGTTATTAATCCGGCTTCAACCTCGGCCACCATCAACTTCACTTTGACCGAACCGGGATACGGAAACCATACCATTTATGTCCAAACCCGGCGGTACAGCAATGGGTGCGTGGCTCGTCGAACCCAACTGGTGACGGTAGTCCTGGCGCCGTCCAACTTCCAGACTCACACGCTCAAAGGACCGGCTCTTGAGCAATTTGTCACGGAAGCCAAAGCACGGGGGTACGAATTCCGAACGCAGATGAATGTGTTCCAACGCGCCGATCGGTGCCGACCAGGGTTTTACAGCCTGTGGCCGGAGAATTTTAATAATCCGAGAGCTCCCTTGGGGGGCGACAAGAACAGACTTGACCAGGAGGTCACGGCTAAATTTGAAGTCTTTGGGGGACCTCTGCTTCTGAGACCCTTCTGGACGATTGAGCAAAGCAAAGCCGAACACCCGAACTTTCCCAATTACGTTCCACCCGGTCCGCTCGATCCCAATCGGAACAATACGGTCATGGTGTATGAGAAGTTCGGCCAGAGCGGCTGTCCGCACGGCTGCCAGCAATCGCCGACGAGAGAATTTTCCTGGGTGAGAAAAATCTACGGTTATGTTGCTCTGTCAGGAACGAGAGCGCAGGGAGGCACCGAATTTTGTGATCGAGAGCGGGATGCCAGCCTCACTGAATTGGTTCTCAGAGGGCCGGCCGGAGACAACCCTGTCAGCGCCTTGGAGGATCTCCGCATACAACGCCCGTTCCAGCTCCGACCCATTCCCCCACCCAAGCTCATCATCCCGCGTGGGATCGAGGGTGAACAAGGGACAGACGGCAGTCAGCCTATGGATCAGCCGGTAGAACCGGGAAAGAACCCGTGA
- a CDS encoding cytochrome D1 domain-containing protein, with protein MRPLSYHRLLSLLIAPLAMTFAGCADSLQPAKIGSYALKQDTVQSIPPRIYVANESTNDVSVIDATSFQPIGTIPSLNHSTHDLAVSRDGRRLYASNLASGRVSVIDTVKRETIASIYTGERCHVVALSNDDAQLWVANIGENTISIVDTKTFRILGTIPVGKGPTGLTFSHDGRFAFVSGQGDKSVGVVDTATHQTVKTIPVGANPHFMVVARDGHVWGVNTGQNDIYVLDPETHEKVGSFVVGDKPQQIAFAYKGTTGPLAYVTVGSLNKVIGLAGDPKELKIVDEIAVGEGPNGIWSNQEGTRLFVAHDKGNEIRVIDTGTGQTIATVPVGRKPIRVVVSR; from the coding sequence ATGAGGCCATTATCATATCATCGTCTTCTTTCTCTGCTGATTGCACCGCTCGCCATGACGTTCGCCGGCTGCGCCGATTCCCTGCAGCCTGCAAAGATCGGCTCGTATGCCCTCAAGCAGGACACCGTGCAATCCATACCGCCCAGGATTTACGTCGCCAACGAAAGCACCAACGACGTCAGCGTCATCGATGCCACCAGCTTTCAGCCGATCGGAACCATTCCTTCCCTGAACCACTCAACCCATGACCTGGCTGTGAGTCGGGACGGTCGCCGGCTGTATGCGTCAAACCTGGCCTCCGGCCGCGTCTCCGTCATCGATACGGTCAAGCGTGAGACCATCGCGTCCATTTATACCGGCGAACGGTGCCATGTCGTAGCCCTCAGCAACGACGATGCCCAACTCTGGGTGGCGAACATCGGCGAGAACACCATTTCGATCGTCGACACCAAGACCTTCAGAATTCTGGGAACGATCCCTGTGGGCAAAGGCCCGACCGGACTCACCTTCTCACACGATGGCCGATTTGCCTTCGTGAGCGGCCAGGGAGATAAGAGCGTCGGCGTCGTGGACACGGCCACCCATCAAACCGTAAAAACAATTCCCGTCGGTGCCAATCCTCACTTCATGGTCGTTGCCCGAGACGGGCATGTCTGGGGTGTGAACACGGGACAAAACGACATCTACGTCCTGGATCCTGAGACCCATGAGAAGGTCGGAAGTTTCGTCGTCGGCGATAAGCCCCAGCAGATTGCCTTCGCTTACAAAGGGACCACGGGCCCGTTGGCCTATGTGACGGTCGGAAGCCTGAACAAGGTGATCGGCCTGGCGGGCGATCCGAAAGAACTCAAGATTGTCGATGAGATCGCGGTTGGCGAAGGGCCCAACGGCATCTGGTCGAATCAGGAAGGCACGCGTCTCTTCGTCGCCCATGACAAGGGCAACGAAATCCGTGTCATCGACACCGGCACGGGACAGACCATCGCGACAGTCCCGGTGGGACGGAAGCCCATTCGGGTCGTTGTGTCACGCTAA